Proteins encoded in a region of the Saccharothrix ecbatanensis genome:
- a CDS encoding tyrosine-type recombinase/integrase: MERPYLLRLFGRGVVVDEGVVGMAWVEKHGSGFRVRFRLPDGTLGSETGFTDRSVAVDRARDIESDQRRGTFVDPSVGGMPLGEWVPVWADAHDVSATTWAKYDSHLRNHVLPRFGDVPLKEISRIAVKGWVKTLRRSLAERTVGDVVTLLSMLLGEAVDEGLIGANPCRRLRVNTGDHDERPHASPWQVRVMARRCSPADAVLVVTAAYTGLRWGELAGLRWGRVDLARGVITIDPDKGALHEVGGRVELGPPKSKAGVRRVHLPPFLVDLLTGHRADQVHEHVFTGSDGGLLRRSNFRRRVWLPLVNGDPTRGWAPVHPGLHFHDLRHTHKTWLIEDAVPEILQCKRLGHRMAGVRGTYSHVTQVMVDAMLDGMQRRWKRSMAAPTGPNGVTTYGVDDHTKIVCSQFAPTTAEQPASEDHRRAV, translated from the coding sequence ATGGAGCGTCCATACCTGCTGCGCCTGTTCGGGCGTGGTGTCGTCGTTGACGAGGGAGTCGTGGGTATGGCGTGGGTGGAGAAGCACGGTTCGGGTTTCCGGGTGCGGTTCCGGTTGCCGGACGGCACGTTGGGTTCGGAGACCGGGTTCACCGATCGTTCGGTGGCGGTCGACCGGGCGAGGGACATCGAGTCGGATCAGCGTCGGGGGACGTTCGTGGACCCCTCCGTGGGCGGCATGCCGCTGGGGGAGTGGGTGCCGGTGTGGGCGGACGCGCACGACGTGAGCGCGACGACGTGGGCGAAGTACGACTCGCACCTGCGCAATCACGTGTTGCCGCGGTTCGGTGACGTGCCGTTGAAGGAGATTTCGCGGATCGCGGTGAAGGGGTGGGTCAAGACGCTGCGGCGGTCGTTGGCCGAGCGGACCGTGGGCGATGTCGTGACGCTGTTGTCGATGTTGCTGGGCGAGGCGGTCGACGAGGGGTTGATCGGGGCGAACCCGTGTCGGCGGTTGCGGGTGAACACCGGTGATCACGACGAGCGGCCTCATGCTTCGCCGTGGCAGGTGCGGGTGATGGCGCGGCGGTGTTCGCCCGCGGACGCCGTGTTGGTGGTCACGGCGGCGTACACGGGGCTGCGGTGGGGTGAGCTGGCCGGGCTGCGATGGGGTCGGGTCGACCTGGCCCGCGGTGTGATCACGATCGACCCGGACAAGGGCGCGCTGCACGAGGTGGGCGGCCGTGTGGAGCTGGGTCCGCCGAAGTCGAAGGCCGGTGTCCGCAGGGTGCATCTGCCGCCGTTCCTGGTGGACCTGCTCACCGGGCACCGGGCCGACCAGGTGCACGAGCACGTCTTCACCGGTTCGGACGGAGGGCTGCTGCGCCGGTCGAACTTTCGGCGGCGCGTCTGGCTGCCCCTCGTCAACGGCGATCCGACCCGGGGATGGGCACCTGTCCATCCTGGTCTGCACTTCCATGACCTACGTCACACGCACAAGACCTGGCTCATCGAGGACGCGGTGCCGGAGATTCTCCAGTGCAAGCGGCTCGGACACCGGATGGCAGGGGTCCGGGGCACCTACTCGCATGTGACCCAGGTCATGGTGGACGCGATGCTCGACGGGATGCAGCGTCGATGGAAGCGCTCGATGGCCGCTCCCACGGGTCCGAACGGGGTGACCACATACGGTGTCGACGATCACACCAAGATCGTTTGCTCCCAATTCGCTCCCACGACAGCAGAACAGCCCGCCAGTGAAGATCACCGGCGGGCTGTCTGA
- a CDS encoding IS110 family transposase: MTITCGIDWAEGHHDVALLDADGRRIAKLRIDTGLTGFTELMTLLAEHATDPTSVSVAIETDKVLIVAALRAAGFDVYAINPRAVARYRERWGQAGGKSDRGDALVLANVLRTDRHLHRLLPATSETGRAVKVLARQHQEAIWVRQATVSRLRSLLIEYYPNALTAFPILTHHAALHVLAAAPTPTAAARLTRTRMATLLRRAGRRNDPGLAERIVAQLQTPALRQPSPVEAGYGRAVAALLAVVTVMQVGIADLEAALATELGRHPTAGLLRSVPGLGPILAARVLGEIGDDTTRFATAQNLRAFAGTAPITKASGKSTVVRARHIRNRRLGDACHWWAFASITKSTGARAHYDQRRATGDSHNAALRNLANKLLGRLWWCHTNNQPWREDAAWPQSQPPNKPPLDT; encoded by the coding sequence ATGACGATCACCTGCGGGATCGATTGGGCTGAGGGACACCACGACGTCGCCTTGCTCGACGCCGACGGCCGGCGGATCGCGAAGTTACGCATCGACACCGGCCTGACCGGATTCACCGAGCTGATGACACTGCTCGCCGAGCACGCGACCGACCCGACCAGCGTGTCGGTCGCGATCGAGACCGACAAGGTGCTGATCGTCGCGGCACTACGCGCTGCCGGGTTCGACGTCTACGCGATCAACCCCCGGGCGGTGGCCCGCTATCGGGAACGGTGGGGCCAGGCGGGCGGGAAATCCGACCGCGGTGACGCCCTAGTGCTGGCCAACGTGCTGCGCACCGACCGCCACCTGCACCGGCTACTACCCGCGACCAGCGAGACAGGACGAGCGGTCAAAGTCCTTGCCCGCCAACACCAGGAGGCGATCTGGGTCAGACAGGCGACGGTGAGCCGGCTGCGTTCCCTGCTGATCGAGTACTACCCCAACGCCCTGACCGCCTTCCCGATCCTGACCCACCACGCGGCGTTGCACGTCCTGGCTGCCGCGCCGACGCCGACGGCCGCGGCCAGGCTGACCCGAACACGGATGGCGACCCTGCTTCGCCGAGCAGGCCGTCGTAACGACCCCGGCCTTGCCGAGCGGATCGTCGCACAGCTGCAGACGCCGGCCCTGCGGCAACCGTCACCGGTGGAAGCCGGCTACGGTCGCGCCGTCGCGGCGCTGCTGGCCGTCGTGACCGTGATGCAAGTCGGTATCGCAGACCTCGAGGCCGCGTTGGCGACCGAACTCGGCCGGCACCCGACCGCCGGACTACTGCGCTCGGTGCCTGGGCTGGGACCGATCCTGGCGGCGCGCGTGCTCGGCGAGATCGGCGATGACACCACCCGCTTCGCCACCGCCCAGAACCTGCGTGCCTTCGCCGGAACCGCACCGATCACCAAAGCCTCCGGCAAGTCCACGGTGGTCCGCGCCCGCCACATCCGCAACCGGCGCCTGGGCGACGCCTGCCACTGGTGGGCCTTCGCCTCGATCACCAAGTCCACCGGCGCCCGAGCCCACTACGACCAACGCCGCGCCACCGGCGACAGCCACAACGCCGCCCTACGCAACCTGGCCAACAAACTCCTCGGCCGCCTCTGGTGGTGTCACACCAACAACCAACCCTGGCGCGAAGACGCAGCCTGGCCGCAATCACAACCACCAAACAAACCCCCACTTGACACCTGA
- a CDS encoding transposase, translating into MSGKSKYPEQFRRDAVELARSSDRPLRQVARELGVNHETLRNWVRTAEQAQAAPADAAAVVDQEELRALRKRVAELELEKDILRKAAAYFAKEMGR; encoded by the coding sequence GTGTCAGGCAAGTCGAAGTACCCCGAGCAGTTCCGCAGGGACGCCGTCGAGCTGGCCCGCTCGTCGGACCGGCCGTTGCGGCAGGTCGCCCGCGAGCTGGGCGTGAACCACGAGACCCTGCGCAACTGGGTACGCACCGCCGAACAGGCCCAGGCGGCCCCCGCCGACGCGGCGGCGGTGGTGGACCAGGAGGAGCTGCGGGCGCTGCGCAAGCGGGTGGCGGAACTGGAGTTGGAGAAGGACATCCTCCGGAAAGCCGCCGCGTATTTTGCCAAGGAGATGGGTCGTTGA
- a CDS encoding IS3 family transposase: MTRSYRFISEHRAVFGVTRLCRVLGVRRPGFYEWLAAAPTRAKRAADDEGLAAEIGEVHAGHRGAYGRPRIVVALRRRGRRVNHKRVGRVMRERGVVGLTRGRRRSLTRPDAVAAPVPDLIGRDFTAPTPGRRLVGDIT; the protein is encoded by the coding sequence TTGACCCGCAGCTACCGGTTCATCTCCGAGCATCGCGCCGTCTTCGGCGTCACCCGGCTGTGCAGGGTCCTGGGCGTGCGGCGCCCCGGCTTCTACGAATGGCTCGCCGCCGCCCCGACCAGGGCGAAGCGGGCTGCGGACGACGAGGGCCTGGCCGCCGAGATCGGGGAGGTCCATGCCGGTCACCGGGGTGCCTACGGGCGTCCGCGGATCGTCGTCGCGCTGCGCCGTCGTGGCCGTCGGGTGAATCACAAGCGGGTCGGCCGGGTCATGCGCGAGCGCGGGGTCGTCGGCCTCACCCGCGGGCGACGCAGGTCTTTGACCAGGCCCGATGCCGTCGCGGCGCCGGTGCCGGACCTGATCGGCCGGGACTTCACCGCCCCGACCCCGGGGAGGCGGCTGGTCGGCGACATCACCTAA
- a CDS encoding tyrosine-type recombinase/integrase — MLDEEDIDRSPMERVKQPQVRKKLIPVIRDDDTKRVLDTCKGKDFVQLRDEAVIRLYYNTGARLSEVGNLTLDDLDMDTDSVHYHGKGNKDRRVRFGPKTARALSR; from the coding sequence ATGCTCGACGAGGAGGACATCGACCGCTCACCGATGGAACGGGTGAAGCAACCGCAGGTCCGGAAGAAGCTGATCCCGGTCATCCGTGACGACGACACGAAGCGGGTTTTGGACACGTGCAAGGGCAAGGATTTCGTCCAGCTCCGCGACGAGGCCGTCATCCGCCTCTACTACAACACCGGCGCCCGCCTCTCCGAAGTCGGCAACCTCACCCTCGACGACTTGGACATGGACACCGACTCGGTCCACTACCACGGCAAGGGCAATAAGGACCGCCGTGTGCGCTTCGGCCCGAAAACCGCCCGTGCCCTGAGCCGCTAG
- a CDS encoding IS3 family transposase, whose product MPTREGWLYLATVIDLHNREVIGHAMADHMRADLVRDALDLAVKRGLTSEDAIFHADRGSQYTSGLFRSTLAGHGIRPSAGRTGSCFDNAVAESFFATLKTEIGTTVWNTRDDARRDVFAYLGYYNHDRLHSTLDYRTPHEARVGYRRGLTLVA is encoded by the coding sequence CTGCCCACCCGGGAGGGCTGGCTCTACCTGGCCACGGTCATCGACCTGCACAACCGCGAGGTCATCGGGCACGCGATGGCCGACCACATGCGCGCCGACCTCGTCCGCGACGCCCTCGACCTCGCCGTCAAACGTGGTCTGACCAGCGAAGACGCCATATTCCACGCCGATCGCGGGTCGCAATACACCTCCGGACTGTTCCGCTCCACGCTCGCCGGTCACGGCATCCGACCGTCGGCGGGGCGGACCGGGTCCTGCTTTGACAACGCGGTCGCGGAATCGTTCTTCGCCACCCTCAAAACCGAGATCGGCACCACCGTCTGGAACACCCGGGACGACGCCCGACGCGACGTTTTCGCCTACCTGGGCTACTACAACCACGACCGTCTACATTCGACACTCGACTACCGCACCCCGCACGAAGCCCGTGTCGGCTATCGTCGAGGACTCACCCTCGTGGCATGA
- a CDS encoding MBL fold metallo-hydrolase RNA specificity domain-containing protein, with the protein MAKRAAEPTSLTFLGATGTVTGSKFLFDTGSSGVLVDCGLFQGLAPLRRRNWQPPRLELDRLDAVVLTHAHLDHCGYLPVLVRNGWCGPVYTTEGTADLAAIVLADSAHLMVEDARQANEGGWTKHKPALPLYDTDDAAAAIRLFHRVDHGTSLRIAHGVDLELGRAGHILGSSWAHLDFEGRTAVVSGDLGRQHHRVLLPPQPRPECDALLVESTYGDRAHDDERATALLADTIRRTAARGGSVLIPAFAVDRTEVVLIELAKLTRAGAIPDLPVFVDSPMALASLRVYRQAVAKSWPEVRPELLHTLEDPFDPGRLAELHTATQSMEVNNPHQPSIVISASGMATGGRVLHHLKQMLPDPRHTVLVVGYAAAGTRARQLATGAREIKIHGRYVPVKAEVQVLDAFSAHADADELLAWAAGGPEPGTTYLVHGEPESSAILAARLATEHGWNAVVPRDGERVLI; encoded by the coding sequence ATGGCCAAGCGCGCCGCCGAGCCGACCTCGCTGACCTTTCTCGGCGCCACCGGCACCGTGACCGGCAGCAAGTTCCTGTTCGACACCGGTTCGTCCGGGGTGCTGGTCGACTGCGGCCTGTTCCAGGGACTTGCGCCGTTGCGCCGGCGCAACTGGCAGCCGCCCCGGCTCGAGCTCGACCGCCTCGACGCGGTTGTCTTGACCCACGCCCACCTCGACCACTGCGGCTACTTGCCGGTCCTCGTGCGCAACGGCTGGTGCGGACCCGTCTACACCACCGAGGGCACCGCCGACCTCGCCGCGATCGTGCTCGCCGACAGCGCCCACCTCATGGTCGAGGACGCCCGACAGGCCAACGAGGGCGGCTGGACCAAGCACAAGCCGGCGTTGCCGCTCTACGACACCGACGACGCCGCCGCGGCCATCCGGCTGTTCCACCGCGTCGACCACGGCACGTCCCTGCGCATCGCCCACGGCGTCGACCTGGAGCTCGGGCGAGCCGGGCACATCCTCGGCTCGTCATGGGCGCACCTGGACTTCGAGGGCCGCACCGCGGTCGTCAGCGGCGACCTCGGCAGGCAGCACCACCGCGTCCTTCTGCCACCACAGCCGCGCCCAGAGTGCGACGCGTTGCTGGTCGAGTCGACCTACGGCGACCGCGCGCACGACGACGAACGCGCCACCGCGCTGCTGGCCGACACGATCCGCCGCACCGCCGCGCGCGGGGGCAGCGTGCTGATCCCGGCCTTCGCCGTCGACCGCACGGAGGTCGTCCTCATCGAGCTTGCCAAGCTCACGCGCGCCGGCGCCATCCCCGACCTGCCCGTGTTCGTGGACAGCCCGATGGCGCTCGCCTCGCTGCGCGTCTACCGCCAGGCCGTCGCCAAGTCCTGGCCGGAGGTCCGGCCGGAGCTGCTGCACACCCTCGAAGACCCGTTCGACCCCGGCCGCCTGGCCGAGCTGCACACCGCCACGCAGTCGATGGAAGTCAACAACCCCCACCAGCCGTCGATCGTCATCTCCGCGTCCGGCATGGCCACCGGCGGACGCGTGCTGCACCACCTCAAGCAGATGCTGCCCGACCCCCGCCACACCGTCCTGGTCGTCGGCTACGCCGCCGCGGGCACCAGGGCCAGGCAACTGGCCACTGGCGCCCGCGAGATCAAGATCCACGGCCGGTACGTGCCGGTCAAGGCCGAGGTCCAGGTCCTCGACGCGTTCAGCGCCCACGCCGACGCCGACGAACTGCTCGCCTGGGCGGCCGGCGGACCCGAACCCGGCACCACCTACCTCGTCCACGGCGAACCCGAGTCGTCGGCGATCCTGGCCGCTCGACTGGCCACTGAGCACGGTTGGAACGCGGTCGTGCCTCGCGACGGCGAGCGCGTCCTGATCTGA
- a CDS encoding lycopene cyclase family protein, with the protein MHHQVGDEPILVAGAGLSGLSVVAHIAAARIPVPVTLVDDGSRDLDTMTWSSWSDHPGLLDDAVTRSYDRIAVHVGGRSRVLGLGAYRYRVVRGHDLHAVIRRLVGTTVTFRRGHVEAIHGGNVVVDGEDLPARWVLDSALGHPRHPRADARLAFRGWHVRTEQPVFVPDLPTLFDFRTRQLGGASFMYVLPVDRHHGLVEHTSFVPPDGYADTPRQQEALGEYVREVLDARGFEIESEEAATLPLTAAPAPRRYGNALTIGTQAGMVKASPGYGYERVQADSAAIARSLRRHGHPFDIPTPPPRFRLYDGALLDLVIRDPSTMERAFSVLFRHATAEPALRFLDEGTAVPDEVSLFATMSEAGAFIVALAGR; encoded by the coding sequence ATGCACCATCAAGTCGGAGACGAGCCGATACTCGTCGCCGGAGCCGGGTTGAGCGGGTTGAGCGTTGTCGCCCACATAGCGGCAGCCCGAATCCCGGTCCCGGTGACCCTGGTCGATGACGGGAGTCGCGACCTCGACACGATGACGTGGTCGTCGTGGAGCGATCACCCAGGACTCTTGGACGATGCGGTGACGAGGAGCTACGACCGGATCGCGGTACACGTGGGTGGCCGGTCGCGGGTGCTCGGGCTCGGTGCCTACCGCTACCGCGTCGTCCGCGGACACGACCTGCACGCGGTGATCCGCCGACTGGTCGGCACGACCGTCACGTTCCGACGCGGACACGTCGAGGCCATCCACGGCGGCAACGTCGTGGTCGACGGCGAGGACCTGCCCGCGAGGTGGGTCCTCGACAGCGCGCTGGGGCACCCGCGGCACCCTCGGGCCGACGCCCGACTGGCGTTTCGCGGGTGGCACGTGCGCACAGAGCAGCCGGTGTTCGTGCCCGACCTCCCGACCCTGTTCGACTTCCGCACCCGACAACTCGGCGGCGCGAGCTTCATGTACGTCCTCCCCGTCGACCGGCACCACGGACTGGTCGAGCACACGTCCTTCGTCCCCCCGGACGGGTACGCGGACACGCCCCGTCAGCAGGAGGCGCTGGGGGAGTACGTGCGGGAAGTGCTCGACGCGCGGGGCTTCGAGATCGAGTCGGAGGAAGCGGCCACTCTGCCGCTCACCGCCGCGCCGGCGCCACGCCGGTATGGCAACGCGCTGACCATCGGGACGCAAGCGGGGATGGTCAAGGCTTCGCCCGGGTACGGCTACGAGCGCGTCCAAGCCGACAGCGCGGCCATCGCCCGCTCACTGCGCCGGCACGGCCATCCGTTCGACATCCCGACCCCACCACCGCGATTCAGGCTCTACGACGGAGCACTCCTCGACCTCGTCATCCGCGACCCGTCCACGATGGAACGCGCGTTCTCGGTGCTGTTCCGGCACGCCACCGCCGAGCCGGCGCTGCGGTTCCTCGATGAGGGGACCGCGGTACCGGACGAGGTTTCGCTCTTCGCGACCATGTCCGAAGCCGGGGCGTTCATCGTGGCGCTGGCCGGACGTTGA
- a CDS encoding phage integrase N-terminal SAM-like domain-containing protein gives MPLLDLTKITTGLSKTWTGYLGDWDRTLRSAGHPETTRYNYLLAATQLARYLEEYSPDPDADDAADDPCEVTKAHIEAFQAWMIETRSGATALNKHKGLQQFFNG, from the coding sequence ATGCCCCTGCTGGACCTGACCAAGATCACCACCGGCCTGTCGAAGACCTGGACGGGCTACCTGGGCGACTGGGACCGGACCTTGCGTTCGGCCGGTCACCCGGAGACCACCCGCTACAACTACCTTCTGGCCGCCACCCAGCTGGCCCGCTATCTGGAGGAGTACTCGCCCGACCCGGACGCCGACGACGCGGCCGACGACCCGTGCGAGGTGACCAAGGCCCACATCGAGGCATTCCAGGCCTGGATGATCGAGACCCGCTCGGGCGCCACCGCGCTGAACAAGCACAAGGGCCTCCAGCAATTCTTCAATGGCTGA
- a CDS encoding ApeA N-terminal domain 1-containing protein, with translation MANDPLNLDESGEWAGLWWLPDNADEQVPGVLRYDPEGGLSLSLIGAFEDRITTNPAPGVTMYHEGTRTWDVIHGAAEQREISLLGCVPTGGKRTMFAQVNSPDKHVLAAMTAIIGAHVSGEEDAAFSAAEVSVEDLGLWAASSVFTGFHGAPDGKIDGTGSIAVKPVEARSVVVDETEFRLKHRHTLPYFDQRKGETVGRMRDTAFVRAVPAAPFSAAGARETARLVQDLITLATHRAAGVIWLRLEVAGTESVLPDGRPAPRRHADVLYSPAALGKHDAKAIDDRRVFFTCESLPFEEIVPRWCETRGRLKAATNMILGLRYAPAHFVENNLLTAVGAAEVLHRGLRIDKKPFPKKEFKEMREAMLAQVPEEFRASFRSAIRNDPILRDRLHALAARPDQDAIALLMPDVGHWASRTTQARNDLAHEGRTPNHPVEELIAIVEVTTAVVILNVLHELGLPAGRQREIVQEHPQLRATARTAGKWLIAPSGVA, from the coding sequence ATGGCCAACGATCCTCTGAATCTCGACGAGTCCGGCGAGTGGGCTGGCCTGTGGTGGCTGCCGGACAACGCTGACGAGCAGGTCCCGGGCGTGCTCCGGTACGACCCCGAGGGTGGCCTCTCGCTCTCGCTGATCGGCGCGTTCGAGGACCGCATCACGACGAACCCCGCTCCGGGGGTGACGATGTACCACGAGGGCACCAGGACCTGGGACGTCATCCACGGCGCGGCCGAGCAGCGCGAGATCAGCCTCCTCGGCTGCGTACCCACGGGCGGGAAGCGGACCATGTTCGCGCAGGTAAACAGCCCCGACAAGCACGTCCTGGCGGCGATGACCGCGATCATCGGTGCGCACGTGAGCGGCGAGGAGGACGCTGCCTTCTCGGCGGCCGAGGTCTCGGTCGAGGACCTCGGACTCTGGGCTGCGTCGTCTGTGTTCACGGGCTTCCATGGCGCTCCCGACGGCAAGATCGACGGGACCGGGAGCATTGCCGTGAAGCCGGTCGAAGCGCGGTCGGTCGTGGTCGACGAGACCGAGTTCCGCCTTAAACACCGGCATACACTGCCGTATTTCGACCAGCGCAAGGGCGAGACCGTGGGGCGCATGCGGGACACGGCGTTCGTGCGAGCCGTCCCGGCGGCCCCGTTCTCCGCGGCCGGGGCGCGGGAGACGGCGCGCCTGGTACAGGATCTGATCACCCTGGCGACGCACCGTGCAGCTGGCGTGATCTGGCTCCGGCTGGAGGTGGCCGGGACCGAGTCAGTCCTGCCGGACGGTCGCCCCGCACCGCGCCGGCACGCCGACGTGCTCTATTCGCCCGCCGCACTCGGCAAGCACGATGCCAAGGCCATCGACGACCGCCGAGTCTTCTTCACCTGCGAGTCGCTCCCGTTCGAGGAGATCGTGCCCCGCTGGTGCGAGACGCGCGGCCGTCTGAAGGCAGCGACCAACATGATCCTTGGGCTGCGCTACGCGCCAGCCCACTTCGTCGAGAACAACCTCCTGACGGCGGTGGGCGCTGCTGAGGTGCTGCACCGCGGCCTTCGCATCGACAAGAAGCCGTTCCCCAAGAAGGAGTTCAAGGAGATGCGCGAGGCGATGCTCGCGCAGGTACCCGAGGAGTTCCGCGCCAGTTTTCGTAGCGCGATCCGCAACGATCCGATCCTGCGGGACAGGCTTCACGCTCTCGCCGCGCGCCCCGACCAGGACGCGATCGCGCTCCTCATGCCGGACGTGGGCCACTGGGCGAGCAGGACAACGCAGGCCCGCAACGACCTTGCGCACGAGGGCAGGACGCCGAACCACCCGGTCGAGGAGCTGATCGCCATCGTTGAGGTGACCACGGCGGTCGTGATCCTCAACGTGCTGCACGAGCTAGGCCTGCCGGCTGGGCGGCAGCGAGAAATCGTGCAGGAGCACCCTCAGCTGAGAGCGACGGCGCGTACCGCAGGCAAGTGGCTGATCGCTCCGAGCGGCGTGGCCTGA
- a CDS encoding STAS domain-containing protein codes for MDSGTNVWTRVETLPARRAVVVRVWGEVDHLTIESVRSAIDRGFAVAAVSHAAPSPAAGPSVVAPIEVLVLDLAQVTFFGSLGLVTLLQAREQAIGRGIRLVVVIPPGHPIRRLTRMTEVDRDLELAASVDQALAIPPVGRHHKPDPG; via the coding sequence GTGGACTCCGGGACGAACGTGTGGACGCGGGTCGAGACGCTGCCGGCCAGGCGGGCGGTGGTGGTGCGGGTGTGGGGCGAGGTCGACCACCTCACGATCGAGTCGGTCCGTTCGGCGATCGACCGGGGTTTCGCCGTGGCGGCCGTGTCACACGCCGCCCCGTCCCCTGCCGCCGGTCCCTCGGTGGTCGCACCAATCGAGGTGCTGGTGCTGGACCTGGCACAGGTGACGTTCTTCGGGTCGCTGGGACTGGTCACGTTGCTGCAGGCCCGCGAACAGGCGATCGGCCGCGGGATACGGCTGGTCGTCGTGATCCCGCCCGGACATCCGATCAGGCGGCTCACGCGGATGACCGAGGTCGACCGGGACCTGGAGCTTGCCGCATCGGTTGACCAGGCACTCGCCATCCCGCCTGTCGGCCGCCACCACAAGCCCGACCCCGGCTGA
- a CDS encoding ATP-dependent nuclease translates to MHLQKYSVRGFRSLAKVADIPISSPTILAGPNDGGKTAALGALGFLLGTHTVTEDDRSYLAGEDGGRCADTEVIGDFRLDGWEQEKFGLPADLRIRRWVDGELAPRYEIWGPVPDDEELRDLNGKLVPDLKDLATRFGIRLSKPTKPVLLDALAEYAREHSSGQGWSGMPPALADRLPRLTEFEGHSLDPEAAIRSVLAVRFKTYMAEENVQGRVRELETAARDWLGIQAKPLADHIVERFGDIASVTVEAEVSFSPSLRSASLRLERASGEQVRLDRSGRGSARRVSMAVWEGTSELLVEHAGDEVDPEVGPPVQVIVAYDEPDTHLDYHFQREVMGIIRRQSAAKHVSVVVATHSMNLIDGVDIRDVVLLKLDDARRTVVQRLGSAEHTEFDRHLGAIAAAVGLRNSVLLHERCFLAVEGETEQLAIPLLFMLSEGMSLQAAGIALWACGGNDGALNLASYLHKHKRSVMLMIDADSEANSKIFRQSNLTRHFGQDRDKVSIMLGKMSGVHELEELFDDETWVRTANEAWPRDGDWTPEHFKAHRGQKKFSAGVEYMLKQHGKQHPSGKPAMLWEVVVRLDRREDVPEELRNVFTDLRELAG, encoded by the coding sequence GTGCATCTTCAGAAGTACTCCGTGCGCGGTTTCCGTTCGCTCGCCAAGGTTGCGGACATTCCGATCAGCAGTCCGACGATCCTCGCCGGTCCCAACGACGGCGGTAAGACCGCAGCGCTCGGTGCGCTGGGGTTTCTTCTCGGCACGCATACCGTGACCGAGGACGACAGGTCCTATCTCGCCGGTGAGGACGGTGGACGCTGCGCGGACACCGAGGTCATCGGCGACTTCCGCCTGGACGGCTGGGAGCAGGAGAAGTTCGGGTTGCCCGCAGATTTACGGATCCGGCGGTGGGTCGACGGTGAACTCGCGCCCCGCTACGAGATCTGGGGACCGGTACCCGACGACGAGGAGTTGCGGGACCTCAACGGGAAGCTGGTGCCCGACCTCAAGGACCTGGCCACTCGGTTCGGGATCCGGTTGTCGAAGCCGACGAAGCCCGTGCTGTTGGACGCGTTGGCCGAGTACGCGCGTGAGCACTCCAGCGGTCAGGGTTGGAGCGGGATGCCTCCGGCGTTGGCAGACCGGCTTCCGCGTCTGACGGAGTTCGAGGGCCACTCCCTCGACCCTGAGGCCGCGATCCGGTCCGTGCTGGCGGTCCGGTTCAAGACCTACATGGCCGAGGAGAACGTTCAAGGCCGTGTTCGTGAGTTGGAGACCGCCGCACGGGACTGGCTCGGTATCCAGGCGAAGCCGCTGGCGGACCACATCGTGGAGCGTTTCGGGGACATCGCCTCGGTCACCGTCGAAGCCGAGGTGAGCTTCTCGCCGTCGTTGCGTTCGGCTTCGTTGCGACTGGAGCGTGCGTCCGGGGAGCAGGTGCGCCTCGACCGCTCCGGGCGCGGTAGCGCCCGCCGGGTGTCCATGGCGGTGTGGGAGGGGACCAGCGAGTTGCTGGTCGAACATGCCGGTGACGAGGTCGATCCGGAAGTCGGACCTCCGGTCCAGGTCATCGTGGCCTACGACGAGCCGGACACGCATCTGGACTACCACTTCCAGCGTGAGGTCATGGGGATCATCCGGCGCCAGAGCGCGGCGAAGCACGTCAGCGTCGTCGTCGCCACTCACTCCATGAACCTCATCGACGGTGTGGACATCCGTGACGTCGTGTTGCTCAAGCTGGACGATGCGCGCCGCACGGTCGTGCAGCGCCTGGGCAGTGCCGAACACACCGAGTTCGACCGCCACCTGGGTGCGATCGCTGCCGCGGTCGGGCTGCGCAACTCGGTTCTGCTGCACGAGCGGTGCTTCCTCGCGGTCGAAGGCGAGACCGAGCAGTTGGCGATTCCGCTCCTGTTCATGCTGTCAGAAGGTATGTCGTTGCAGGCTGCCGGAATCGCGCTGTGGGCGTGCGGTGGCAACGACGGCGCCCTCAATCTCGCCAGCTACCTGCACAAGCACAAGCGCAGTGTGATGCTCATGATCGACGCCGACAGCGAGGCGAACAGCAAGATCTTCAGGCAGAGCAACCTGACCCGACACTTCGGTCAGGACAGGGACAAGGTCTCCATAATGCTGGGCAAGATGTCGGGCGTCCACGAGTTGGAGGAGCTGTTCGACGACGAGACGTGGGTGCGGACCGCGAACGAGGCGTGGCCGCGGGACGGCGACTGGACACCTGAGCACTTCAAAGCCCATCGCGGGCAGAAGAAGTTCAGCGCCGGAGTCGAGTACATGCTGAAGCAGCACGGTAAGCAGCACCCGTCGGGCAAGCCCGCGATGCTGTGGGAGGTCGTGGTCCGGCTCGACCGCCGCGAGGACGTGCCGGAAGAACTCCGGAACGTCTTCACCGACCTGCGGGAACTAGCTGGCTAA